A region of Streptomyces sp. NBC_01264 DNA encodes the following proteins:
- a CDS encoding IucA/IucC family siderophore biosynthesis protein, with translation MHLPAPAAEEAVAAELAGPAGTGPTGLPGLPGLPGLPGLPGLIGPIGSTGSTAPTGLIGPIGSTDPTALIGPIGSTDPTALIGPPDARPGLAAAYAAALPGARAAVLTRLWRAFAFEPLPWITRRERGSGTLVLRLASGSRLEGPLPDPYATTFSAVRASAPPVTELLLDGRPYRRAAALVAALGLPYGEEFAAELDESTASLALSRAGQPADSGTGGAAAGLAAWEWEQRVVDGHPYHPNCRSRPGFTVAEQLAYAPEHRPVVALGLAVVRAGECRVTGEWPERWREAGRILVPVHPWQAAHVVKQGQPKEDRHGSGNVYELRPGPAAHPLMALRTLSPADGGPHVKTALSTRLTSSVRDISVYSIETAAAVSAFAQSLSERLDGRLHVTRTLGAVTAGTPDLAAVLREPPEAYADRGAGEQVLPVAALALTPYARSDAWRAGFARLALSVCLRVLDLGVALEAHGQNLLVVLSADGTPQRLVYRDLADIRISPARLARHGLSAPPLSGRLITDDVTLLRRKLFGSLVAGALGSTAGSAAALAADLAAAEPGLPSTADTRALLTGPLPTKALTLMRLSPGVPGDQWAALDNPLTGG, from the coding sequence ATGCACCTCCCCGCCCCCGCGGCCGAAGAGGCCGTGGCCGCCGAACTGGCCGGACCGGCCGGAACCGGCCCCACCGGCCTGCCCGGCCTGCCCGGCCTGCCCGGCCTGCCCGGCCTACCCGGCCTGATCGGACCGATCGGCTCCACCGGCTCGACCGCCCCCACCGGCCTGATCGGACCGATCGGCTCCACCGACCCGACCGCCCTGATCGGACCGATCGGCTCCACCGACCCGACCGCCCTGATCGGACCGCCCGACGCACGCCCCGGCCTCGCGGCGGCCTACGCCGCCGCGCTCCCCGGCGCGCGCGCCGCCGTCCTCACCCGGCTCTGGCGGGCCTTCGCGTTCGAGCCGCTGCCGTGGATCACCCGCCGGGAACGGGGTTCCGGCACGCTCGTGCTCCGGCTCGCCTCGGGGTCCCGGCTGGAGGGCCCCCTCCCCGACCCGTACGCGACGACCTTCTCCGCGGTCCGCGCGAGCGCGCCCCCCGTGACCGAGCTGCTGCTCGACGGGCGCCCCTACCGGCGGGCCGCCGCGCTCGTGGCGGCGCTCGGGCTGCCGTACGGGGAGGAGTTCGCCGCCGAGCTCGACGAGAGCACGGCCTCCCTCGCCCTGTCCCGCGCCGGCCAGCCGGCCGACTCCGGGACGGGCGGCGCCGCGGCGGGGCTCGCCGCCTGGGAGTGGGAGCAGCGGGTGGTGGACGGCCATCCGTACCACCCCAACTGCCGCTCCCGCCCCGGTTTCACGGTGGCCGAGCAGCTCGCGTACGCACCCGAGCACCGGCCCGTGGTCGCCCTCGGGCTGGCCGTCGTACGGGCCGGGGAGTGCCGGGTGACCGGGGAGTGGCCGGAGCGATGGCGGGAGGCCGGGCGCATCCTCGTACCGGTCCACCCCTGGCAGGCCGCGCACGTGGTGAAACAGGGACAGCCGAAGGAGGACCGGCACGGGAGCGGGAACGTGTACGAGCTGCGGCCCGGGCCCGCCGCGCACCCGCTGATGGCCCTGCGCACCCTGTCCCCCGCCGACGGCGGGCCGCACGTCAAGACCGCGCTCAGCACCCGCCTCACCTCCTCCGTGCGGGACATCTCCGTCTACTCCATCGAGACGGCCGCCGCGGTCTCCGCCTTCGCCCAGAGCCTGTCCGAGCGGCTCGACGGCCGCCTGCACGTCACCCGCACCCTGGGCGCCGTCACCGCCGGCACCCCGGACCTGGCCGCCGTGCTCCGCGAGCCGCCCGAGGCGTACGCGGACCGGGGCGCGGGCGAGCAGGTCCTGCCCGTGGCCGCGCTGGCGCTGACCCCGTACGCGCGCTCCGACGCCTGGCGGGCCGGTTTCGCCCGCCTCGCGCTGTCGGTGTGCCTGCGCGTCCTGGACCTCGGAGTGGCCCTGGAGGCCCACGGCCAGAACCTCCTGGTCGTCCTGTCCGCCGACGGCACCCCGCAGCGGCTCGTGTACCGCGACCTCGCCGACATCCGGATCAGCCCGGCCCGCCTCGCCCGCCACGGCCTGTCGGCGCCACCGCTGTCGGGGCGGCTGATCACCGACGACGTGACCCTGCTGCGCCGCAAGCTCTTCGGGTCCCTGGTGGCGGGCGCCCTCGGCTCCACGGCCGGTTCGGCCGCCGCGCTCGCGGCGGACCTGGCGGCGGCCGAGCCCGGCCTGCCGTCCACCGCCGACACCCGGGCCCTGCTGACGGGGCCGCTGCCGACCAAGGCACTGACGCTGATGCGGCTGAGCCCGGGGGTGCCGGGCGACCAGTGGGCCGCGCTGGACAATCCGCTGACCGGGGGCTAG
- a CDS encoding IucA/IucC family protein, with translation MESVDLNATDNAAADTYAAAPLLNCLLREAAEPVPPSGSAGAGGTGGTGGPAGSAGDGWCAYRLSGSGRSLRVRGGRRPERPELGTGSGWHPLNHTELVKLVSDELRLYTGVSNDELPVEIADSRGTVAALLAARAVTPPPADPYVRSEQSLVMGHPHHPAPKARGGGPANGWLPYAPEAYGRFPLAFLGVREDQVVEEGGPAAAGAIDSLAEALGGPRPPAGYRLLPAHPWQLDLVAGSPAVREALADGRLLSLGTGRVPVWPTASIRTLYVPGGGGGGVTGGGTAGSGRAGTAADLFVKFSLDVRITNDVRRLWRHDLLKLRRTDAVVEAGFAELRRSGSGAAWLSDRGYRTAAFAFEELAVLVRDGLAAHAEPGLTPLLAAALAEGYPGSPLAGTADPAAWWRAYLRQVVPPVLHLFARHGVVLEAHLQNTLVAVDAEGMPAQALFRDAEGVKLLPDLDREAAWQRLVYCLVVNHLTEVAGALAESRPEAAGELWPAAREEFRRCGEAHDLPEVAALLAAPALPAKTNLLLRWTRADGADSRYLPLPNPLRS, from the coding sequence ATGGAATCCGTGGACCTCAACGCCACCGACAACGCCGCCGCCGACACCTACGCGGCCGCCCCGCTCCTGAACTGCCTCCTGCGGGAGGCCGCCGAACCGGTCCCGCCGTCCGGGTCCGCCGGGGCGGGCGGCACGGGCGGAACGGGGGGGCCCGCGGGTTCCGCGGGGGACGGCTGGTGCGCGTACCGGCTGTCGGGCAGCGGCCGGTCGCTGCGGGTGCGCGGCGGGCGCAGGCCCGAACGGCCCGAGCTGGGCACCGGGTCCGGCTGGCATCCGCTGAACCATACCGAGCTGGTCAAACTCGTCTCCGACGAGCTGCGGCTGTACACCGGGGTGTCCAACGACGAGCTCCCGGTCGAGATCGCCGACAGCCGCGGGACCGTCGCCGCGCTGCTGGCCGCCCGCGCGGTCACACCGCCGCCGGCCGACCCGTACGTGCGCTCGGAGCAGTCGCTGGTCATGGGGCACCCCCACCACCCGGCCCCCAAGGCCCGCGGCGGCGGGCCGGCCAACGGCTGGCTGCCGTACGCCCCCGAGGCGTACGGCCGCTTCCCGCTGGCCTTTCTCGGCGTGCGCGAGGACCAGGTGGTGGAGGAGGGCGGGCCGGCGGCGGCCGGCGCGATCGACTCGCTGGCGGAGGCGCTGGGCGGGCCGCGCCCGCCGGCCGGCTACCGGCTGCTGCCCGCCCACCCCTGGCAGCTCGACCTGGTCGCGGGCAGTCCCGCCGTCCGCGAGGCCCTCGCGGACGGGAGGCTGCTGTCGCTGGGAACCGGGCGGGTGCCGGTCTGGCCGACCGCCTCGATCCGGACCCTCTACGTTCCCGGCGGTGGTGGCGGCGGCGTGACCGGTGGCGGGACCGCCGGCAGCGGCAGGGCAGGCACGGCCGCCGATCTGTTCGTGAAGTTCAGCCTCGACGTGCGGATCACCAACGACGTGCGCCGGCTGTGGCGGCACGACCTGCTGAAACTGCGCCGTACGGACGCGGTGGTCGAGGCGGGCTTCGCGGAACTGCGCCGGTCCGGGTCGGGCGCGGCCTGGCTGTCCGACCGGGGGTACCGGACGGCCGCCTTCGCCTTCGAGGAGCTCGCCGTCCTCGTCCGTGACGGCCTGGCGGCGCACGCGGAGCCCGGGCTGACCCCCTTGCTGGCGGCCGCGCTGGCGGAGGGGTACCCGGGCAGCCCGCTCGCGGGGACGGCCGACCCGGCCGCGTGGTGGCGGGCGTACCTGCGCCAGGTGGTGCCGCCCGTGCTGCACCTCTTCGCCCGGCACGGCGTGGTCCTGGAAGCGCACCTCCAGAACACCCTGGTCGCGGTCGACGCCGAGGGCATGCCCGCGCAGGCCCTCTTCCGGGACGCGGAGGGCGTGAAACTCCTCCCCGACCTGGACCGGGAGGCCGCCTGGCAGCGCCTCGTCTACTGCCTGGTGGTCAACCACCTGACCGAGGTGGCGGGCGCGCTCGCGGAGAGCCGTCCGGAGGCGGCCGGGGAGCTGTGGCCCGCGGCCCGCGAGGAGTTCCGGCGCTGCGGCGAGGCCCACGACCTGCCCGAGGTCGCCGCCCTGCTGGCCGCCCCCGCCCTCCCGGCCAAGACCAACCTGCTGCTGCGCTGGACCCGGGCCGACGGCGCGGACTCCCGCTACCTGCCGCTTCCCAACCCGCTGCGGTCCTGA
- a CDS encoding GntR family transcriptional regulator, protein MTKDATDSSGSVLKRERVREHLLGLIDIRRPGDAIPSERTLCATLEVSRPTLRAAVDELVATGLLVREHGRGMFVAPAKITQELAADEAAFAMRQAAGHWSSRVLDHSTVQAGARIGRRLRISPGASLLYIARLRLVDGAPMAIEHLHIPAALVPALTPAELEAGDLYEHLRDHHGVYVHEAQQSIEPTVVNESEAGLLDVPLLSPALLIERLTTDSTGRPVEYVHSVYRGDRYRIVSRLALGVSPGSGRPGGHHPGIPPGDLGRRAVITSTTTGDVHTNT, encoded by the coding sequence GTGACGAAGGACGCAACCGACTCGTCAGGATCCGTACTCAAGCGCGAACGGGTACGCGAGCACCTGCTGGGGCTCATCGACATCCGGCGGCCCGGCGACGCGATCCCCTCCGAACGCACCCTGTGCGCCACGCTGGAGGTCTCCCGTCCCACGCTGCGCGCGGCGGTGGACGAGCTCGTGGCCACGGGGCTGCTCGTACGCGAGCACGGGCGCGGGATGTTCGTCGCGCCGGCCAAGATCACCCAGGAACTGGCCGCCGACGAGGCGGCCTTCGCGATGCGGCAGGCCGCCGGGCACTGGTCCAGCCGGGTCCTGGACCACTCCACCGTGCAGGCGGGGGCCCGGATCGGCCGCCGCCTGCGCATCTCCCCCGGTGCGAGCCTGCTCTACATCGCCCGGCTGCGACTGGTGGACGGGGCCCCGATGGCCATCGAGCACCTGCACATCCCGGCCGCCCTGGTGCCGGCCCTGACCCCGGCGGAGCTGGAGGCCGGGGACCTCTACGAGCATCTGCGCGACCACCACGGCGTGTACGTGCACGAGGCGCAGCAGTCCATCGAGCCGACGGTGGTGAACGAGTCGGAGGCGGGCCTGCTGGACGTTCCGCTGCTCTCCCCCGCCCTGCTCATCGAGCGGCTCACCACCGACTCCACCGGCCGGCCCGTGGAGTACGTCCACTCCGTGTACCGGGGCGACCGCTACCGGATCGTCTCCCGCCTGGCCCTCGGGGTGTCCCCCGGCTCCGGGCGGCCGGGCGGCCACCACCCGGGGATCCCGCCGGGCGATCTCGGCCGCCGGGCGGTCATCACCTCCACCACCACCGGGGACGTCCACACGAACACGTGA
- a CDS encoding GntR family transcriptional regulator, giving the protein MPSPSRGGGPAATPKYQRIAAALRRELDLTALTPGARLPSERSLAARYEVNRQTIRAALQHLREDGLVVTGRRGTRPAFPTEGHRPPVAPPAGPAAPGPAPASVATPVPAPAPAQAPAGDAAQAWLTLVTLAPALADQLGMRGGEQTLVHHHRESGPTGQTRRHAVTYLCPRTVVRTPELARYRDRLVAGVRDEDLGPLHHWLEGAARAGRVAETITMTRTNSPQAATPPGGLSVRRTLHDASGRLLAVTDLAFPTWDRLTFDRSPAAIGFRVT; this is encoded by the coding sequence ATGCCCTCCCCTTCGCGGGGCGGCGGCCCGGCCGCCACGCCCAAGTACCAGCGGATCGCCGCAGCGTTGCGGCGCGAGCTCGACCTCACCGCACTCACCCCCGGCGCCCGTCTCCCCTCCGAGCGCAGCCTCGCCGCCCGCTACGAGGTCAACCGGCAGACCATCCGGGCCGCCCTCCAGCACCTGAGGGAGGACGGGCTCGTCGTCACCGGACGGCGGGGCACCCGGCCGGCCTTCCCGACGGAGGGGCACCGGCCCCCGGTGGCGCCCCCGGCGGGCCCCGCTGCCCCGGGCCCCGCCCCGGCGTCGGTGGCCACCCCCGTACCGGCGCCCGCGCCCGCGCAGGCACCCGCCGGGGACGCGGCCCAGGCGTGGCTCACCCTCGTCACGCTCGCTCCGGCACTCGCCGACCAGCTCGGCATGCGGGGCGGGGAGCAGACCCTGGTCCACCACCACCGCGAAAGCGGCCCGACGGGCCAGACCCGGCGGCACGCGGTGACGTACCTCTGTCCCCGCACCGTGGTCCGGACCCCCGAACTGGCCCGCTACCGGGACCGCCTGGTGGCGGGCGTCCGGGACGAGGACCTGGGTCCCCTGCACCACTGGCTGGAGGGTGCCGCGCGGGCCGGCCGGGTCGCCGAGACCATCACCATGACCCGGACCAACTCGCCCCAGGCCGCCACCCCGCCCGGCGGCCTCTCCGTACGCCGCACCCTGCACGACGCCTCAGGCCGGCTGCTCGCCGTCACCGATCTCGCCTTCCCCACCTGGGACCGGCTGACCTTCGACCGCTCCCCGGCCGCCATCGGCTTCCGGGTCACCTAG